GCCAGTCCAGGCACCAGCCCGACGGACGGATGTTGATCTTCGACCTCGAGTTCTCGAGTTCCGCCCGCACCTGGTCGCGCGGCATCGGGATCGCGGTGGTCCTGAAGCCCGCGGCCTTCAGCTTCTGCGAGCGGACGGCCGAGACCTGCGCGGAGATGTCGTTGTCGTTGGAGTAGGCCCACACGATGTCGAAGCCGAGCTTCCCGGCCTTCTCCAGCATCTTCTTGGCCTTGGTGGGGTTTCCGTCCCCCTTGCTGCCGTTGCCGAACAGGTCGTAGTTGACGAAGCCCGGTGTCACCTTCGGCAGGATCGTGGTCGCCGGGGTGTAGGTGAACGGGTTGTCGCCGCCGGACTTGTGCAGCGAGTCGTACGGCCAGGCGGTGATCAGCGCCCTGCGCACCTCGAGCGGAATCCGCCGGGTGTCCATGAAGATGAAGCTGGTGCAGGTGCCGTCACCGGTCATCATCCGCTTCTCCGGCTCCTTGCCCTGGATCTTGGGCAGCAGTGAGGAGTCGACACTGTCGTAGGTGATCGCGGTCTGGTCCGGGCCGTTGTCCGCGATCAGCTGCTCCTGCAACTTGATCGGGTTCTGGCCGTACTTGAAGTCGTACTTGTCGACGTACTGGTGCCGGGCGGCGTCGGTCTTCGGGTCCCACTGGTCGTTCTTGACCAGCACGAGCCGCTTGCCCTTCTGGTAGCTGTCGAACTTGTACGGCCCGGTGGCCAGCGGGTGGTTGCCGTAGGCGTCCCTGGTGTCCTTGGCCTGCGGGATCGGCGTGAACACCGGGAACGTCGTGTAGTACGGCAGGTCCGGGAACGGCTTGGCCATCTTCATCACGACGGTCTTGTCGTCGGGAGTGGACACGCCCGGGTAGTCGAGTCCGCCGCCCTGCGCCTTGGTCTTGAACGGGCCCTTGTACTTTCCGCCGTCCAGGAAGTAGCTCTGCTGGTACACCGGGCCGCCGGGGAGTTCCTCGGTGGCGAAGGAACGCTTCACCGAGTAGGCGAGGTCCTGCGCGGTCACCGCGGAGCCGTCCTCGTACTTCAGCCCGTCCTTGAGGTGGAACGTCCACTCGGTGTAGTCCGCGTTGTGCCGGCCCAGGTCGGTGGCCAGGTCCGGGATCAGGTAGTACTTCCCGTCCGGGCGGAGCTCCAGCGCGGTGAGGGTGCGCGCCGTCAGGCGGAGCACCGAACCGGTGTCGATGTAGTACGAACGGGTGGGGTCGAACGTCTCCGGTGCCTGCACCGTGAGGATCGTCGCCGTGCCGCCCTTCTGCGCACCGGCGAGGTCCTTGGCCGGTCCCTTGGCGTTGGCGTCCTGCACCACCTGGAACCCCGCGCCCTGTGGAGTCGCCGGCGACTCGTTCTGCTGCTGCTTGTCCTGCTGGGCCGCTTCCTGGGATGGAGTCTTGCCCCCACCGCAGGCGGTCAGGCCGAGAGCGAGTGCCCCGACGACCGCCACCAACCTCCTGTATCGCATGCCAACCCACTCCCTGTCCGCGGCCCCTGCTCACCCGTGCCGGCCGCGCACGTCGCTCACCCGTCGATGTGGAGATGCCGATGCTGTGTTCCTTGCCGGCTTGGTTGGTTGCCGGCTTGCTTGCCTGCGATGCGTTCGCGATGCCGCCGGCGCTGACGTCCGGGCCGACGCTGTCGATCAAGCCGGTTGGAACGATAGGCGGCAAGCGGGCGGTCGGCGGTCACGAATCGGGCACGCTTGTTCATCGATGTGATGGCGTGTGAGGGCGGGTGAGGACGTACGGGAAACCGCGGCGGGTGTCAGGACGTCAAGCCGCGTTCGGGTTGTGGAGGCCGCGAGGCCCGCGGTGTCTGTCGAACGTTCAGAGAATGACGTCGGCGAGCTCGTCGGCCCGCGGCGGATCCGCGCCCGGGCGGGTGCAGGTGAGCGCCGCGGCGGTGGCGGCCCGGGTGAGCAGGCCGTGCAGCGTTTCCTCCGGCAGCGTCGGCCGCGGCTGCCGCAGAGCGGGCAGCAGGTCGTGGTCGTGCAGCCCCGCGAGCAGTGCGGCGCTGAACGCGTCGCCGGCGCCGACCGCGTCCACCACCGACACCACCGGGGCGGTGACGTCCACCCGCGGCTGTGCCGGGCCGGCGGCGAACGCGCCGTCCGGGCCGAGGGTCACCACCACCAGCGCCGGGCCGCGCTCGCACCACCGGCGTACGACGTCGGCCGGATCGGTGCCGGGATACAGGTAGCCGAGGTCGTCCGCGCTGACCTTCACCAGGTGTGCGGAACCGAGCTGGGCCTCGACCCGATCGCGGGCGGCGTCCCGGTCCGGCTGCAGGTGCGGGCGGATGTTGGGGTCGAGGCTGATCGTCACCGCGCCGCGGTCGCGTTCGCGGGCGAGCCGCTTCTCCAGCACGCTCGCGCCGGGCTCCAGCGCGAGGGCGAGCGACCCGGTGTGCACCGCGGTCACCTCCGCGGGGAACGGGTCGGGGAGTTCCTGCGCGGTCCACTGCCAGTCGGCGGTGCCGTTGCAGTAGAACTCGAACCGCGGCGAGCCGTGCGGGTCCAGGAACACGAACGCGAGCGTGGTCGGCTCGCTCGCGGTCACGGCGTACCGCGTCGACACGTCGTTGGCGGCGAGGTGCGCGCGCAGCCGGGCGCCGAAGGCGTCCTCCGACAGCCGGGCCAGCAGGGCCGTGGGAACGCCGAGCCGGGCCAGGCCGACCGCGACGTTGAACGGGGCGCCGCCGGGCCTGGCGCGGAAGACGCCCTGGTCGTCGCCCTCGAGGTCGATGAGCGCCTCGCCGATCACCGTGATCACGTGTCGTCTCCTGCGGTTCGGGGGAGTGCCAGCATCTCGCAGGGTCCCACGCCGGGCCAGCGGCGGCCGATGGCGGACCCGGCACGCGGGCGCTCCTCGTCCCTGCTGCGTTCAGAGCCTAGGGTCATCGGGATGAGCAGCCTCCGGTGCGACGGAGGGCCGGGCCGGAAGGGACGAGGCGATCGGTGGTGAGCGACGTCGGCGCGGCCGTACGCCGTGTCCTGCCGGTGGTCGCCGTCGCCGGGTTGCTCGGCCTGCTGGTCGTGGTGGCCGCGATGTCCGGACCGGAGGTCACCGGACTGCCGCTGCCCGGTCGCGGGCAGCGGGTGGTGACCCCGCCGCCACCCCCGACCGCGGGACCCACCGCGGCCCCGACGCCGACGGTGAGCACCGCGCCGCCGTCGGTGTCCGCTCCGGGATGGCTGGCCTGGGTCCCGGCGGTCTTCGGCGTACTCCTGCTGGCCGCGCTGGTCGTGCTGGTGGTCCACCTCGTCCGGCTCTACCTGCGCAACCGGACCCCGCGAGACCGCGAGGACGTGGACGTCGCCCCGCTGCCGGTGGAGATCGAGGACGAGACCGGGCAGCGGTTGCGGGCCGCCGTGGACGCCGGCATCGAGGAACTGGACGACGACGGAACCGACCCGCGCCGGGCGGTGATCGCCTGCTGGCTGCGGCTGGAGGCGGCGGCCGCAGAGGCCGGCACACCGCGCGCGCCGGCCGACACCCCCGGTGACCTGGTGGCCAGGATGCTGGCCTCGCACCGGGTCAGCGCGCCGGTGCTGCGCGGGTGCGCGGACCTGTACCGCCGGGCGCGGTACGCACCGGGCGAGGTCGAGGAGTCGATGCGTACCCAGGCGCGGGAGGCGCTCGGCCGGCTGCGGACCGAACTCGCCGCCGGCCAGGAGTCGCGGGGCGTGGTCCGGTGAACGGGTGGGCGCGCCGGGTGCCGGGCGTGCTGCGCGGCCTCGTCGTCACCGCGGCGGCGGCCGGACTGGCGTACGCCCTGCTGGTGCTCGTCTTCCACGCCCGGGTTCCGTACCCGCTGTGTCTCGCCGTGGTGCTCGTCGTCGTGCTCGGCCGGCTGCTCGTCCGCGCGTTCACCCCGCCGCCGGCCGGGCGGGCGCTGGTGCGCGAGGACACCTCCGGGACGGTGTACGGCGTACCGGACCGGCCGTTCGCCGACGTCCGCCGCTGGGAGGAACGACTGGACCTGATGCGCGGCGACCGCGACTACTACGAGCGCGTCGTCCGGCCCGCGATCGCCGCGGTGGTCGACGAGCGGCTGCGCGTCGGGCACGGTGTGACCCGAGACGGCCAACCCGACCGCAGCCGGGAGTTGGTGGGCGCCCGGATGTGGGATCTGCTCACCACCACCCAGTCCCGCCGGCCGCCCTCGCCGGGTGAGCTGGCCGACGTCATCGCCGAGGTGGAGGACCTGTGAGCCAACCAGAGTTGCCGATTCCGACCGTGAGTGAACGCTGTCAACAGGTACTTGACGCCGTGTCCGGTGTCGTGGTCGGCAAGCGGGGAGCGCTCGAACTCGTCCTCGCCGGCATCCTCGCCGGCGGGCACGTACTGCTGGAAGACCTTCCAGGGTTGGGGAAAACCCTCACCGCGCGGACGTTCGCGCAGGCGCTGGGGGTGGAGTTCCGGCGCATCCAGTTCACCCCCGACCTGCTGCCGGCCGACGTGACCGGCTCCTCGCTGTACGACCAGCGCACCCACGACTTCACGTTCCGGCGCGGGCCGGTCTTCACCAACCTGCTGCTGGCCGACGAGATCAACCGCACGCCACCGAAGACCCAGGCCGCGCTGCTGGAGGCGATGCAGGAACGCCAGGTGTCGGTCGAGGGCGAGACCCACCTGCTGCCCACGCCGTTCCACGTGCTGGCCACCGCGAACCCGATCGAGTACGAGGGCACCTACCCGCTGCCTGAGGCGCAACTGGACCGGTTCCTGCTGCGGGTGTCGTTCGGCTACCCCGAGTCGGAGGAGGAGTTCGACGTGCTGCGCCGCCGGATGTCGCGCCGGCAGGAGGAGGCACGGGTCGCACCCGTGGTCGACCCGGCGACGCTGGTGGCCATGCAGCGTTCGCTGGAAGACGTCGCGGTCGAGGACTCCATCGGCCGGTACGTCGTGGAAGTGGTCCGCGCGACCCGGTCCGACCAGCGGGTGCTGGTGGGCGCCTCGCCGCGGGGTTCGCTGGCCCTGTTGCTGCTGGCCCGGGCGAAGGCGGTGCTGGACGGCCGCGACTTCGTGGTGCCCGAGGACGTGAAGGACGTCGTCGTACCCGCCCTCGCCCACCGGATCACGCTGCGCCCGGAGATGTGGCTGCAGCGGATCGACCCGGCCCAGGTGGTGGCCGAAGCCCTCGCGACCGTGCCGGCGCCGGCGAGCGCGGCCCTGCCGACCTACACGGGCTGAACGGGCCGGCGTGCGCATCCCCCTTCCGGAGCTCCTCCGGGTTCGTCTTCGGGATCGTCTCCGGCCGTCGGGCGGCGACTCCCCGGGCTGGTCGCCGACGCCGGCGTTGCGCCGCGCGCTGGTGGTCACCCTCGCGCTGCTGGTCGCCGCCGTCCTCACCGGCCGGGCGGACCTGGTGGTGCTCGCCACGCCGTTCGCGGTGGGTACGTCGGCGGCGCTGCTGCGCCGGCCGCGCGGGCTGCCCGTCGTCGGGGTGAGCGCCGCCGAGGGCGCGGACCCGGCGGTCGCGGGCGACCTGGTGGAGGGCGCCGACCTGCACGTCCTGGTCGACGTGCGGGCTCGCGGGGCCGCCTTCGACGTCGCACTGGTGCAACGCGAGCAGCCGCCCTGGCTGCGCGACCGGACCCGCGCCCGCACCCACGCGGGCGCGGTGCCGGCCGACGCGGGCACACGGTTCACCCTCACCGGACAGCTCGCGCGCTGGGGCCGCTACGTCGTTCCTCCCGTGCGGGTGCGCGCGGCGGCCTGTGACGGGCTGCTGACCTGCGCCCCGGTGACCTCGGACTCCCTTGCGGTACGCGTGTTCCCGCGCACCGAGCCGTTCGCCGCCGACGAGGCGATGCCGAACGCCGCCGGCCTGGTGGGTGTGCACCGGTCCCGGCGGTTCGGCGAGGGCGGCGAGCTGGCCGGCATCCGGCAGTTCGCACCCGGTGACCGGCTGCGGCGGATCGACTGGCGCGCCTCCCTGCGTACCGGCGAACTCCACGTCGCACAAACCCTGTCCGACCGGGACGCCGAGCTCGTGCTGGTTCTCGACGTACTCCACGAGGCCGGCCGCTCGGAGGGCATCGACGGCGCGCCGAGCGTGCTCGACACGACGGTGCGGGCCGCCGCCGGGATCGCCCAGCACTACCTCGGCCGCGGCGACCGGGTGCGGCTGCTGGAGTACGGCGGCCGCAACCGCGCCCTGCGGGTCGGCTCCGGCCGCCGGCACTTCGTCGCCGCGCTGGAGTGGCTGCTCGCCATCCGGGCGGGAGAGGGTCCGCACGATCCGTCGGCCGGCATCTTCGCCCGGCAGATCCTGCCGCAGCAGGCGCTGCTGGTGGTCCTCACGCCGTTGCTCGACCACCGCAGTGTGGCGCTGCTGGCCCGGCTCGCACGCAGCGGCCGGACCGTGCTCGCCGTCGACACGCTGCCCGACTCTGCCCGGCCGGACCGGGAGAACCCCTGGACGCCGGTGGCGTTCGGGCTGTGGCGGCTGGAACGGCGCAACACCGTCGCCCAGCTGCTCGAACACGGCGTACCCACCGTCACCTGGGCCGGCGCCGGCTCCCTCGACCAGGCGCTGCGCGACGTCTCCCGGCGAGCGGCGGCCCCGCGATGAGCTACGCCGGGATGCTGCGGGACGCGCTGACCGGAGTCGGGGACGCCACCCGACGGGTCCGGCGAGGCGCCCTGCTGGTGCGGGCCGTGGTCGCGGTGAGCGGCTTCGCGGCACTCGTACTCGTCCTGCCGGCCGCCGTCCTCGGGCCGCTGTCGCTGCTGATCTGCGCGGCGCTGGCGCTGGTCCCGGCCGTGCTGCCGGGCACCTGGGTCGTGCTGGCGCTGGAGCTGCTCGCCATGGCGGGCTGGCTGGTGCGCACCACGGCGTTCGACTCCTCCGGGTCCTGGTGGGCGCTGGTCGTGCTGGCCGGCGCGGCGTACCTCCACCACACCGGCAGCGCGCTCGCGGCCGTCCTCCCGCTGGACGCGGTGGTCGCCGGTTCGGTGCTGCGCCGCTGGCTGACCCGGTGGGCGGCGGTGGTCGCCGGGACCGCGCTGGTCGCCGCCCTCGCCCTGGGGGTGGCCGGCCGGTTGCCGGTCGCGCCCACGGTGGCGATCCCGGTGCTCGGCGTACTCCTCGCCCTGTTCGCGGTGGGGGTGGTCGCCTACGCCCGGGCGCCCGGCCCGGACCCCGAGCCCGGTGAGTGATCGCCTGGCCGGTTGGGTTGGGTTGGGCAGGCCGGGGCTGGTCGGTCGGGGTCCGGTCCCACTGTGCGAAACCGCCGTGCGGGGCCCGGGGGCGACCTCGTAGCCTTTCGACCATGCGCGTTGGAGTAGTGGGAGCCACCGGCCAGGTCGGTGGAGTCATGCGGCAGTTGCTGGCCGAGGCCAGCTTCCCGGTCGAGGAGGTGCGCTTCTTCGCCTCCGCCCGGTCGGCAGGGAGGGCGCTGCCGTGGCTGGGCGGCGAGGTGATCGTGGAGGACGCCGAGACCGCGTCGTACGCCGGTCTGGACGTCGTGCTGTTCTCCGCCGGAGCCGCCACGTCGAAGCAGCTGGCGCCGAAGGTCGCCGCCGACGGCGCGGTCGTGGTGGACAACTCCTCGGCCTGGCGGATGGACCCCGAGGTGCCGCTGGTCGTCTCCGAGGTCAACCCGCACGCGCTGGCGTCGCTCCCGAAGGGCATCGTCGCCAACCCCAACTGCACCACGATGGCCGCCATGCCCGTTCTGTCGCCGTTGCACCAGGCGGCCGGGCTGCGCAGGCTGATCGTCAGCACCTACCAGGCGGTGTCCGGCGCGGGCGGCAGCGGCGTCACCGAGCTCGACGAGCAGGTACGCAAGACCGCCGGCAACGCCGCGGCCCTCACCTTCGACGGCGCCGCGGTCGACTTCCCGCCGCCGTCGCAGTTCGCCCAGCCGATCGCGTTCAACGTCCTGCCGCTGGCCGGCAGCCTCGTCGACGACGGCAGCTACGAGACCGGCGAGGAGCAGAAGCTGCGCAACGAGAGCCGGAAGATCCTGGACATCCCGGACCTGCCCGTCTCCGGCACCTGCGTACGCGTCCCGGTCTTCACCGGCCACTCGCTGTCGATCAACGCCGAGTTCGAGCGCGAGCTGACCCCGGCCCGGGCGCTGGAGCTGCTCGCCGCGGCGCCCGGCGTGACGGTGGTGGACGTGCCCACCCCGCTGCTCGCCGCCGGTCAGGACCCGTCCTACGTCGGCCGGGTGCGCCGCGATCCCACGGTCGAGCACGGCCTGGCGCTGTTCGTGTCGAACGACAACCTGCGCAAGGGCGCCGCCCTCAACACCGTGCAGATCGCCGAACTCCTGGCGGCCCGGGTCGGCTGAGCCTTCTGGGCCCGCCTTCGGGCGATCCGCCCGGAACGCCCGTCCTCCGTCCGGGGTGACGGTTCGCGTTCCGGGCATGGGGATTCCCTCTCGGTGCGACGCTGGTGGTGGCCGCACGCCCGTGCCGGCCACCACGGGCCGGCCGAGGGGGAGACCGTGATCAAGCCGAGCAGCTTCGCCGTCGGCAGCCCCTGCTGGGTGGACGCGACGGTGCCCGACCTGGAGGTGGCGCGCCGCTTCTACGGTTCGGTCTTCGGCTGGGCGTTCGCCGACCAGGGCCGCGACTACGGCCACTACACGATGTGCCTGCTGAACGACATTCCGGTCGCGGCGCTGATGCCTCCGCAGCCGGGCGACGGCGCACACCCGATGTGGAACGTCTACCTCGCCACGCCGGACGTCGACGCCGCGGCCCGGGTGGCCGCCCAGCACGACGGCAAGCTGATCGTGCAGCCGGTCGACGTGGCCGACAGCGGGCGGATGGCGTTCGTCGCCGACCCGACCGGTGCGACGTTCGGCATGTGGCACGGGCGCGGCCACACCGGCGCCGGGCTGTGGGGCGACCCGGGCGCGGTGACCTGGAACGAGCTCGCCACCCCTGACGGCGCGGTCGCCGACGCCTTCTACCGGGCGATCTTCGACTACGACGCGCAGGCGCCGGCCGACCCGGGCGTCACCGTCTGGAAGGCCGGCGGGCACGACGTGTGCAGCCGGCGGGAGACCACCGAGGTGGAGCCGCAGTGGATCACGTACTTCGCGGTGGCCGACACCGACCAGGCGGTCGGGAAGGTACGCCGGCAGGGCGGGCGGGTCGAACGCGAACCCTGGGACAGCCCGCACGGACGGCTGGCCTGCGTGGCCGATCCGGCCGGCATCTCGTTCCGGCTGGCCGGCCCGCTGTCCGCGGCCTGATCCTCGCTGTCACCGGGTCGGGGGCGCGGCGGGAGCGGAGTGGTCGGCCGTGCTGGTCGTGCTGGTCGTGCTGGTCGTGCTGGTCGGGTCGGGGGACGGCAGGACGTGGGCCAGTACGGCGGTGAGGACGACCACGCCCGCGAACGCCACGCCGAGCGGTCGGTGGCCGGTGAGAACCAGCCCGATCGCGGCGCTCCCGAACACCAGCACCTTCACCGCGACCATGACGGCCGGGTTGCCGAACGGCGCCTTCGGCGCCGCGAACAGGCCCCACAACACAGCGGCGATGAGGGGTACGCCGATGCCGAGGGCGATCCGCACCGCCAGCGGGGCCGTCCCGCGCGATGCCGCGTAGCCGAGGGCGCCGAGTGCGGCGAGTTCGAGCGCGAAGATGGCGGCGAAGTTGACCCGGGCGACCGCCGTGGTGATGCCGTTCGCTGCGATGTCGTTCGTGGCGATGCTGTTCGTCGTGATGCCGCCGGCCATGGTAGTCCTCGTCTCTCGTACCAACCGGATCAGAAAACGAGAGCAGTGCTCTCGCCTGAGAGCACTGTCCTCTGCCGAGGGGGGAACTGTCAAGAGCGGTGCTCTCGAAAGAGAGCGACGCTCACGGTTGTGGCAGACTGCGCCCGTGCCCACGCCCAGGAGTGCCGCGCCGAAGAACCCCACGCCCAGGAGCGCCACCAGGAAGGCCCCCGGTCCGCGAGAGCGTGCCCGGGCCGCGTTCATCCGCGACATCCTGGACATCTCCGGCCGGCAGATCGCCGAGTCGGGCGCCGCGGCCCTGTCCATGCGCGCGGTCGCCCGTGAGCTCGAGGTGGCGTCGTCGGCGCTGTACCGCTACTTCCCCAGCCGGGACGCGCTGCTGACGGCGCTGATCATCGACGCGTACGCCGCACTCGCCGACCGGGCCGAGGCGGCGCAGGCGAAGGTGCCGGCCGGGGACTTCCTCGGCCGGTGGCGGGCGATCTGCCACGCCGTGAGGGGCTGGGCGCACGAAAGCCCGCACGAGTACGCCCTGGTCTACGGCTGGCCCGTACCCGGATACGCCGCGCCCGAGGAGACGATCGAGGCGGGCACCCGGCTGCCGTACCTTCTGCTGGGGGTCGTCCGCGACGCGTGGGCGGCCGGTGCCCTGAGGGAGACCGGTGCACCGGAAGGGGCCGGGGCGCTCGGGGATCCCGCCGGTGCCGAGGCGCCGGCCCTGTCCGCGCAGATGGCCGCGCAGGCCGCGCACCTCGCCGCGGCGACCGGGCTGGAGGACCTGCCGGACACGATCCTCATACGGTCCGTGATCGCCTGGACCCAGGTCTTCGGCGCGGTCAGCCTCGAGCTCTTCGGCCATCTGAAGGGGGCGTTCACCGACGACGCGCCGTTCTTCGCCACGTCCGTGGACCTCATGGCCCACGTGGTGGGGCTCGACGCCCGGACATAATGGCCGGTATGACTGACGCCGCCCGGCCCGCCGACGACCAGCAGCCCGCGACCTCCGCGTCCCCCGAAACCTCCGGGTCAGGGGAGGAGGCCGCCGACCCGTACCTCTGGCTGGAGGACGTCACCGGCGAGGAGGCGCTGGCCTGGGTGCGCGAGCGCAACGACGAGACCCTTGCCGGCCTCGCCACCGGGCAGCGGTTCGAGGAGTTGCGTACGCAGATCCGGGAGGTGCTCGACTCCGACGACCGGATCCCCTACGTCGCCCGCCGCGGCGGCCTGCTCTACAACTTCTGGCAGGACGCCGAACACCCGCGCGGCCTGTGGCGTCGGACCACCCTGGAGTCCTACCGCACCGACCACCCCGAGTGGGAGGTGCTCCTCGACGTCGACCGGCTCGCCGCCGACGAGGGCGAGAGCTGGGTGTGGAAGGGTGCGCCGGTGCTGCGCCCCGAGCTGCGGCTGGCGCTGGTGGAGCTGTCCCGTGGCGGCGCGGACGCGACCGTCGTCCGCGAGTACGACCTGCAGACCCGCACGTTCGTCGAGGGCGGGTTCGAGCTGCCCGAGGCGAAGAGCTTCGTCGGCTGGATCGACGCCGACCGCATCTACGTCGGCACCGACTTCGGGCCGGGTTCGCTGACCTCGTCCGGCTATCCCCGCGTCGTGAAGGAATGGCGGCGCGGCACCCCGCTGGCGGAGGCGGAGACCGTCTTCGAGGGCAAGCCCGACGACGTGCTGGCCTACGCCGGGCACGACTTTACGGAGGGGTACGAACGCGACTTCGTCCGGCGCCGGATCGAGTTCTACAGCGGCGAGACCTATCTGCGCACCGGCACCGGCACCGGCGCTGCTGGCGCTGCCGACGCTGCCGACCTGGAGCGGATCGACGTACCCAACGACGCCGAGGTCGACGTCGAGCGTGACTGGCTGATGGTCGTCACCCGCACGCCGTGGACGGTCGACGGGACGACCTATCCCGCGGGCGCCCTGCTGGCCGCGCCGTTCGAGGAGTTCCGGGCGGGCAAGCGCACGTTGACAGTGCTGTTCGAGCCGGACGAGCACACGTCGCTGGTCGGGTCCGCGTGGACCCGCCACCACCTGATCCTCAACACGCTCTCGGACGTCAAGAGCCGGCTGGAGGTGCTCACCCCGCCGGCGGCGACCGGTGACGCGGGTGGCGGCGCCGAGACTCAGGGTGTCAACTCCGGCTGGACACGGCAGCCGCTGTCCGGCGTACCCGAGTTCGGCAGCGTCGGGCAGGTGGGCACCGACCCGCACGACGACGACGAGTTCTTCCTGCAGACCAGCGGCTACACCGAGCCGGCGACGCTGCGGTACGGCACGGTCGACGGTGACCTCGAACCCGTCAAGCAGGCCCCGGCGATGTTCGGCACCGAAGGCCTTCTGGTGCGGCAGTTGTTCGCGACCTCCGACGACGGCACCCAGGTGCCGTACTTCGTGGTCGGCCCGGAGCGGCCCGCAGCCGACTCGCCGACCCTGCTCGGCGGCTACGGCGGCTTCGAGATCTCCAACCTGCCCGGCTACCAGGCCGCCACCGGGCGGGCCTGGCTGGCCCGCGGTGGTACCTACGTCGTCGCCAACATCCGCGGCGGCGGGGAGTACGGCCCGCGCTGGCACTGTGCCGCGCTGCGGGAGAACCGCCCGCGTGCCTACGAGGACTTCGCCGCCGTCGCCCGCGACCTGGTGACCCGCGGCATCACCGAGCCCGCCCGGCTGGGCACCCAGGGCGGCAGCAACGGCGGCCTGCTGATGGGCGTCATGCTCACCCGCTATCCCGAGCTGTTCGGCGCGATCGTGTGCCAGGTTCCGCTGCTGGACATGAAGCGCTACCACCGGCTGCTGGCCGGGGCCTCGTGGATGGCGGAGTACGGCGACCCCGACGACGAGGGCGACTGGGCCTTCCTCTCGAAGTACTCGCCCTACCAGAACGTCCGTGCCGGCAAGCCGTACCCGCCCACGCTGTTCATGACCTCGACCCGCGACGACCGGGTGCACCCCGGGCACGCCCGCAAGATGGTCGCCCGGATGCGCGACCTCGGTTACGACGTGGCGTCGTACGAGAACATCGAGGGCGGCCACGGTGCGGCGGCCGACAACGAGCAGCTGGCGTTCCGCAACGCACTCTCCTACGAGTTCCTGTGGCGGCAGCTCACGAAGTCCTGACCGGATCGCCGGCGCAAGCTTGGGTTGACAGCCACTGCGCCGGCGCCGTACGTCAGCGGCCGTTGGAGGAGAAGTGCTGGTAGTCGGGGTAGGCCCAGCGCGCGCCCCACGGCCAGCCCAGCCCGCGGAAGGTGCGTTCCACCGGGTCGCCGCGCACGATCATTCCCGGCCGCACGTTGCCACGGTCGAGATAGGTGGCCGAGCCCGGCGGGTAGACCTGGCTCGCCGTGACGTAGGGGTTCTCGAACGTGTTGAGGTCGATCGCGTTCCCGTAGGAGTGCTGGGACAGCTTGTACGGGTTGCCGGTCACCTTGCGGCAGTTGAACGCCGAGGTGTTGTCGGCGGCCATCGAGGCCTCGTCGCTGCCGCGGTACTTGTCGACCGGGTAGACCTTGCGGATCACCCACCCGTTGGCGTGGGCGTACCTGAACACGGTCCGGATCGCGCTCACCACGTCGGCGCGGAGGACGATCCGGCCGAGGTGGTCGTCACCGTTGAAGCTGCGGAACGGCACCGTCATGATGCGCAGCCCGGACGGCGGCACCGGGCAACCGCTGCGGTAGGTGTAGGGAATGTCCCTCGCTCGAGGGGTGCGTACCGAGGTGGCGAACGACACCCGGATGAAGACCCCTCTGCTCCTGTGGATGGCCTGCAGGGACGCGTGCTGGAAGTCCTGCCGGTAGCCGTACGACGTGCCCCGCATGTAGCCGGTGGGTATGCCGATCCAGGACGCCTCGGCGCCGAGCCGGAGGTACTTCGCCAGGATCGAGCCGCGTACCTCGCGGGCGCCGGTGCTCGGGGAGTACCAGATCTGGCCGCTGGAGAAGCCGGTCACGCGTACTCCCGGCCGCTTGCCGGCGTGTTCGGAGACGGTCGGAACTCCCATCGAGCCGGCCGAGCCACCCAGGGCGAGATACCGCGCGAGCGTCGGCCCGTAGACGCTCTGTGCGCCGGTCGCGGAGGTCCAGTAAACCCTGCTGTGGTAGAAGTTCTGC
This Actinopolymorpha cephalotaxi DNA region includes the following protein-coding sequences:
- a CDS encoding M15 family metallopeptidase, whose protein sequence is MNEETTRAVGRRAESRRPERRRPAAVRGTLPILLVLLTCVLGLFLPPGSALAASAPGPAVTPEAAIEARYQQLGGPAGVLGPATSPVEAVPKGYHRVYANGHIYYSPATGAWEVLQPFLAYYLGLGASAGALGLPTSTAYTSGRGARVQNFYHSRVYWTSATGAQSVYGPTLARYLALGGSAGSMGVPTVSEHAGKRPGVRVTGFSSGQIWYSPSTGAREVRGSILAKYLRLGAEASWIGIPTGYMRGTSYGYRQDFQHASLQAIHRSRGVFIRVSFATSVRTPRARDIPYTYRSGCPVPPSGLRIMTVPFRSFNGDDHLGRIVLRADVVSAIRTVFRYAHANGWVIRKVYPVDKYRGSDEASMAADNTSAFNCRKVTGNPYKLSQHSYGNAIDLNTFENPYVTASQVYPPGSATYLDRGNVRPGMIVRGDPVERTFRGLGWPWGARWAYPDYQHFSSNGR